In the Zonotrichia leucophrys gambelii isolate GWCS_2022_RI unplaced genomic scaffold, RI_Zleu_2.0 Scaffold_603_30164, whole genome shotgun sequence genome, atgggaaaaggaggatgggaatttggggttttggatgGGAGAAATGGgatgtggggatttggggtgggaaatcaCGAATGGATCGAACCCAGATGAGAACCttaaaaaatcacccaaaacaaaacagcaaaaaagcaCCGTGGGCCAAAACAACAACCCTGAGAGTGCTGAaaaaacagggctggaaaacGGGGGAGTGAAAACCAGGGGTGAAAACCGAGAGGGTGAAAACCAGGGCTGGAAAACGGGGGAGTGAAAACCAGGGGTGAAAATCAGAGAGTGAAAACCAGGGGTGAAAACAGAGAGGGTGAAAACCAGGGGTGAAAATCGGGGAGTGAAAACCAGGGGTGAAAATCGGGGGTGAAAACCAGGGGTGAAAACCGAGAGGGTGAAAACCAGGGGTGAAAACAGAGTGAAAACCAGGGGTGAAAATCAGAGAATGAAAACCAGGGGTGAAAATCGGGGAGTGAAAACCGGAGGGTGAAAACCAGGGGTGAAAACCAGGGGTGAAAATCGGGGAGTGAAAACCAGGGGTGAAAATCGGGGGTGAAAACCAGGGgtgaaagcagaggctgaaaccCCCGGGGCTGAAAACCAGGGATGCAAACCGGGGGCTGCAAAGCAGGGAGTGAAAATCAGGGGTGAAAACCGGAGGGTGAAAACCAGGGGTGAAAACCGGAGGGTGAAAACCAGGGGTGAAAACCAGGGGTGAAAATCGGGGAGTGAAAACCAGGGGTGAAAATCGGGGAGTGAAAACCAGGGGTGAAAACCGAGAGAGTGAAAACCAGGGGTGAAAACCGAGAGAGTGAAACCAGGGGTGAAAACAGAGGCTGAAACCCCCGGGGCTGAAAACCAGGGATGCAAACCGGGGGCTGCAAAGCAGGGAGTGAAAATCAGGGGTGAAAACCGGGAATGAAAACCGCGGAGTGAAAACTGAGGGGTGAAAACCGGGCTGGGGGCTCGGGGGGTGAAAAGCGGGGGCTGAAAATCAGGGAGTGAAAAGTGGGAATGAAAACCGGGGCTGAGAACCAGGGGTTCAAAACGAGGGGTGAAAACCGAGAGATGAAAAGCAGGGATGGAAAGCGGGGCTCAAAATCAAGGGGGGGGAAAGCGAGGGGTGAAAATCAGGGGTGAAAACTGAAACCAAGGCTGAAAACTGGGAATGAAAACCGGGGGGTGAAAATTGGGGGGTGAAAACCGGGGCTAAAAACCGGGGCTGCAAATGGGGGAGTGAAAATCAGGGGTGAAAAGCGGGGGGAGAAAAGCGGGGCTGAGAACCAGGGGCTCAAAACGAGGGGTGAAAACCGAGAGATGAAAACTGGGGCTCAAAATCAGGGGATGAAAACCCAGGGGTGCAAAGCGGGGCTGAGAACCAGGGGATGAAAACCGAGGGCTGAAAAGCAAAACCGGGGCTAAAAACCGGGGCTGCAAATGGGGGAGTGAAAATCAGGGGTGAAAAGCAGGGGGAGAAAAGCGGGGCTGAGAACCAGGGGCTCAAAATGAGGGGATGAAATCCAGGGGGTGCAAAGCAGGGGATGAAAATCAGGGGATGAAAAGCGAGGGCTGAAAACCAAAACCGGGGCTAAAAGCCGGGGCTGAGAACCAGGGGCTCAAAATGAGGGGATGAAATCCAGGGGTGCAAAGCGGGGCTGCAAAGCAGGGGATGAAAATCAGGGATGAAAACCGGGAATAAAAACCGGGGAGTGAAAAGCGGGGGCTGCAAATCAGGACTAAAAACCGGGCTGGGGGCTCGGGGGGAGAAAAGCGGGGCTGAGAACCAGGGGCTCAAAATCAGGGGATGAAAAGCGAGGGCTGAAAACCAAAACCGGGGCTAAAAACCGGGGCTGAGAACCAGGGGCTCAAAATCAGGGGATGAAAACCGAGGGCTGAAAACCAAAACCGGGGCTGCAAATGGGGGAGTGAAAATCAGGTGTGAAAAGCAGGGGGTGAAAAGCGGGGCTGAGAACCAGGGGCTCCAAATCAGGGGGGAAAAGCGGGGGGTGCAAAGCAGGGGATGAAACCCAAggggtgcagagcagggagcgAACATCAGGGCTGAAAACCAAAACCGGCGCTGCGAACGGAATGAAAAGCGAGGGCTGAAAACCCAAACCGGCACCACCAAGCGGGCTCGGGGCTCCCGTTACCTGCCCGTTCTTCATCAGGTCGGCCCACATGCTGGTGCCGTCCCCGCCGCGCATCAGGACGTGGTAGGTGAAGAAGTAGATGCCGGGCAGGGGGCAGGTGAATTTGCCGCTCGAGGGCTCGTAGTAGTTGCCCACGTTGGTCACCACATCGTCGAAGCGCAGCACCTCGTAGCCCTCGTGCGGCTTCCTCAGGCCGGCGTAAAAAGCGATTTTGGGGCTGTAGAAGGACGGGATGTAcccgcccgggcccggccccggaGGTCCCGGCGGGCCCGGCCGGCCCGGTTCTCCCGGGGgtccccgcggccccggcggccccggcggcccGCGGAGCCCGGAGCGGCCCTTGCGGCCCGGCTCGCCCTTAGCCCCGGGCAGGAAGGGCGGcggggcggaggcggcggcggcggccgggggcAGCTCGGGGTAGGGGTCGCAGACCATGCGGCAGCTGCCCAGCATCTCGTAGTGCGCGGCCGCCTTGGAGCCGTGCACCAGCAGCGGGATGGCcacgagcagcagcagcagcatggccacGCCGATGGCCACGCCGGCCACCCGCTTCCTGCGGCTCAGCCGCGACGCCGCCAGCGCCAGCAGGTCCTCGTCGCCCTTGGGAGCGATGGTGGCGAGCGGCGGAGACGGCGGAGGCCGCCCGGGGAGAGCGGAGAGACGGAGGGGACGGGGAggggacggggatggggatgggatggggatagGGATGGGGAcgcggctggggctggggatgggatggggctgctggtggcGGTG is a window encoding:
- the C1QL4 gene encoding complement C1q-like protein 4, producing MLLLLLVAIPLLVHGSKAAAHYEMLGSCRMVCDPYPELPPAAAAASAPPPFLPGAKGEPGRKGRSGLRGPPGPPGPRGPPGEPGRPGPPGPPGPGPGGYIPSFYSPKIAFYAGLRKPHEGYEVLRFDDVVTNVGNYYEPSSGKFTCPLPGIYFFTYHVLMRGGDGTSMWADLMKNGQVRASAIAQDADQNYDYASNSVILHLDVGDEVFVKLDGGKVHGGNTNKYSTFSGFIIYPD